The following are encoded in a window of Pseudomonas multiresinivorans genomic DNA:
- a CDS encoding GlxA family transcriptional regulator, translating to MNAFNPGVPPQNRAPQSIGFLLLDNFTLISLASAVEPLRMANQLSGRELYRWHTLSLDGRQVWASDGLQITPDAACDSAPQMDTLIVVGGVGIQRSVTREHTTFLQAQARLGRKLGAVCTGSWALARAGLLDGYDCSVHWECLAAMQEAFPRVAMSTRLFSIDRNRFTSSGGTAPMDMMLHLIGREHGRELSAAISEMFIYERIRNEQDHQRVPLKHMLGTNQPKLQEIVALMEANLEEPIDLDELAVYVNVSRRQLERLFQKYLHCSPSRYYLKLRLIRARQLLKQTSMSIIEVASVCGFVSTPHFSKCYREYFGIPPRDERQGQPIGQPVMVMPIPQDLALMPNSSAISALSQAQGESTFASVRVL from the coding sequence ATGAACGCGTTCAACCCCGGAGTTCCGCCGCAAAACCGAGCTCCGCAGTCCATCGGCTTCCTGCTGCTGGACAACTTCACCCTGATCTCCCTGGCCTCGGCGGTGGAACCGCTGCGCATGGCCAACCAGCTGTCCGGACGCGAACTCTACCGCTGGCACACCCTGAGCCTCGACGGCCGCCAGGTCTGGGCCAGCGATGGCCTGCAGATCACCCCTGACGCGGCCTGCGACAGCGCCCCGCAGATGGATACGCTGATCGTGGTCGGCGGCGTCGGCATCCAGCGCAGCGTCACCCGCGAACACACCACCTTCCTCCAGGCCCAGGCGCGCCTGGGGCGCAAGCTCGGCGCCGTGTGCACCGGCAGCTGGGCCCTGGCCCGCGCCGGCCTGCTCGACGGCTACGACTGCTCGGTGCACTGGGAATGCCTGGCCGCCATGCAGGAAGCCTTCCCCCGCGTGGCCATGAGCACCCGCCTGTTCTCCATCGATCGCAACCGCTTCACCTCCTCCGGCGGCACCGCGCCGATGGACATGATGCTGCACCTGATCGGCCGCGAGCACGGCCGCGAGCTGTCGGCGGCGATCTCCGAGATGTTCATCTACGAGCGCATCCGCAACGAGCAGGACCACCAGCGCGTGCCGCTCAAGCACATGCTCGGCACCAACCAGCCCAAGCTGCAGGAAATCGTCGCGCTGATGGAAGCCAACCTCGAGGAGCCCATCGACCTCGACGAGCTGGCTGTCTACGTCAACGTCTCGCGCCGCCAGCTCGAGCGCCTGTTCCAGAAGTACCTGCACTGCTCGCCGTCGCGCTACTACCTCAAGCTGCGCCTGATCCGCGCGCGCCAGCTGCTCAAGCAGACGTCGATGTCGATCATCGAAGTCGCCTCGGTCTGCGGCTTCGTCTCCACCCCGCACTTCTCCAAGTGCTATCGCGAGTACTTCGGCATCCCGCCGCGCGACGAGCGCCAGGGCCAGCCGATCGGCCAACCGGTCATGGTCATGCCGATCCCGCAGGATCTCGCCCTCATGCCCAACTCCTCGGCCATCTCGGCCCTCAGCCAGGCCCAGGGCGAATCCACCTTTGCCAGCGTGCGGGTGCTCTGA
- a CDS encoding L-serine ammonia-lyase, giving the protein MAISVFDLFKIGIGPSSSHTVGPMRAAALFVGALRERQMLERTSRVEVRLYGSLSATGVGHGTDRAVIMGLMGEWPDRIDPRQIEPRMAELRKSGGLLLAGERTIPFDWIRDMRLLEENLPYHPNAMRLTAIEGDQVLHSDTYYSIGGGFVVDEEQAASGSLDTDSTVLPYDFASAAELLMLCRRHNLRVSELMMANERMWRSETDIREGLKVIWQAMRDCVNNGLSQEGILPGGLNVQRRAARLHRSLQDIGKPNVIGSTLSAMEWVNLFALAVNEENAAGGRMVTAPTNGAAGIIPAVLHYYMRFNPDASDDDVTRYFLAAAAVGILCKKNASISGAEVGCQGEVGSACAMAAAGLAEVLGASPEQVENAAEIGLEHNLGLTCDPVGGLVQVPCIERNAIAAVKAINAAQMALRGDGQHFISLDQVIRTMRNTGADMHDKYKETSRGGLAVSIIEC; this is encoded by the coding sequence ATGGCAATCAGTGTGTTCGACCTGTTCAAGATCGGTATCGGCCCTTCCAGTTCGCACACGGTCGGCCCCATGCGCGCCGCCGCGCTGTTCGTCGGCGCCCTGCGCGAGCGGCAGATGCTCGAACGCACCAGCCGCGTGGAAGTTCGCCTGTACGGCTCGCTGTCCGCCACCGGCGTCGGCCACGGCACCGACCGCGCAGTGATCATGGGCCTGATGGGCGAATGGCCGGACCGCATCGACCCGCGCCAGATCGAACCGCGCATGGCTGAGCTTCGAAAGAGCGGCGGATTGTTGCTGGCCGGCGAAAGAACAATCCCCTTCGACTGGATCCGCGACATGCGCCTGCTCGAAGAGAACCTGCCCTACCACCCCAACGCCATGCGCCTGACCGCCATCGAAGGGGACCAGGTGCTGCACAGCGACACCTACTACTCCATCGGCGGCGGCTTCGTGGTCGACGAGGAACAGGCCGCCTCCGGCAGCCTCGACACCGACAGCACCGTGCTGCCCTACGACTTCGCCAGCGCCGCCGAACTGCTCATGCTCTGTCGCCGCCACAACCTGCGCGTGTCCGAGCTGATGATGGCCAACGAACGCATGTGGCGCAGCGAAACCGACATCCGCGAAGGCCTCAAGGTCATCTGGCAGGCCATGCGCGACTGCGTGAACAACGGCCTGAGCCAGGAAGGCATCCTCCCCGGCGGCCTCAACGTACAGCGCCGCGCCGCGCGCCTGCACCGTAGCCTGCAGGACATCGGCAAGCCCAACGTCATCGGCTCGACGCTCTCGGCCATGGAATGGGTCAACCTCTTCGCCCTCGCGGTGAACGAGGAAAACGCCGCCGGCGGGCGCATGGTCACCGCGCCCACCAACGGCGCGGCCGGCATCATCCCGGCGGTGCTGCACTACTACATGCGCTTCAACCCCGACGCCAGCGACGACGACGTTACCCGCTACTTCCTGGCCGCCGCCGCCGTCGGCATTCTGTGCAAGAAGAACGCCTCCATCTCCGGCGCCGAAGTCGGCTGCCAGGGCGAAGTCGGCTCCGCCTGTGCCATGGCTGCCGCGGGCCTCGCCGAAGTGCTCGGCGCCTCTCCCGAACAGGTGGAGAACGCCGCCGAGATCGGCCTGGAACACAACCTCGGCCTGACCTGCGACCCGGTCGGCGGCCTCGTCCAGGTGCCCTGCATCGAACGCAACGCCATCGCCGCGGTGAAGGCCATCAACGCCGCGCAGATGGCGCTGCGTGGCGACGGCCAGCACTTCATCAGCCTCGACCAGGTGATCCGCACCATGCGCAACACCGGCGCCGACATGCACGACAAGTACAAGGAAACCTCCCGCGGCGGATTGGCCGTCAGCATCATCGAGTGCTGA
- a CDS encoding L-carnitine dehydrogenase, translated as MPFITDIKTFAALGSGVIGSGWVARALAHGLDVIAWDPAPGAEAALRARIANAWPALEKAGLAPGASQDRLRFVATIEECVRDADFIQESAPERLDLKCELHAKISAAAKPDALIGSSTSGLLPSEFYADATHPERCVVGHPFNPVYLLPLVEVVGGAKTAPEAVQAAIKVYESLGMRPLHVRKEVPGFIADRLLEALWREALHLVNDGVASTGEIDDAIRFGAGLRWSFMGTFLTYTLAGGNAGMRHFMAQFGPALQLPWTYLPAPELTDTLIDRVVEGTSEQQGSRSIAELERYRDDCLLAVLGAIKDTKSKHGFAFAD; from the coding sequence ATCACCGACATCAAAACCTTCGCCGCCCTCGGCAGCGGCGTCATCGGCAGCGGCTGGGTCGCCCGCGCCCTGGCCCACGGCCTCGACGTCATCGCGTGGGACCCGGCCCCTGGCGCCGAAGCCGCCCTGCGTGCGCGCATCGCCAATGCCTGGCCGGCGCTGGAAAAGGCCGGCCTCGCCCCCGGCGCTTCGCAGGATCGCCTGCGCTTCGTCGCCACCATCGAAGAGTGCGTGCGCGACGCCGACTTCATCCAGGAAAGCGCCCCCGAGCGCCTCGACCTTAAATGCGAACTGCACGCCAAGATCAGCGCCGCCGCCAAGCCCGACGCCCTGATCGGCTCCAGCACCTCGGGCCTGCTGCCCAGCGAGTTCTACGCCGACGCCACACATCCCGAACGCTGCGTGGTCGGCCACCCGTTCAATCCGGTGTATCTGCTGCCGCTGGTGGAAGTGGTGGGCGGCGCGAAGACCGCGCCCGAGGCCGTGCAGGCCGCGATCAAGGTCTACGAATCCCTCGGCATGCGGCCGCTGCATGTGAGAAAGGAAGTACCGGGCTTTATCGCCGACCGCCTGCTCGAAGCCCTCTGGCGCGAGGCGCTGCACCTGGTCAACGATGGCGTGGCCAGCACCGGCGAAATCGACGACGCCATCCGCTTCGGCGCCGGCCTGCGCTGGTCGTTCATGGGCACCTTCCTGACTTACACCCTGGCCGGCGGTAACGCCGGGATGCGCCACTTCATGGCCCAGTTCGGCCCGGCGCTGCAACTGCCCTGGACCTACCTGCCCGCTCCGGAGCTGACCGACACCCTGATCGACCGCGTGGTGGAGGGCACCAGCGAACAGCAAGGCTCGCGCAGCATCGCCGAGCTGGAACGCTACCGCGACGACTGCCTGCTGGCGGTGCTCGGCGCCATCAAGGACACCAAGTCCAAACACGGCTTCGCCTTTGCCGACTAA
- a CDS encoding alpha/beta hydrolase codes for MTRRYPLSAAMQAFIVRTQSMAVDEPSLVAQREGYERMAEAFCPPRPPGLCISEVLLEGLPEIRLYRPASLPPPSGWPTVLYLHGGGWMLGNAGSHDVICAELAAQLQALVVAVSYRLAPEHPYPAALQDCLAVWRRLRSGRLGEPVDSSRLVVAGDSAGGNLSAALCIALRDAGEPLPGAQALIYPALGDQPTPSRTQCADAPLLTSEDVDNCLNAYLSRPSDRRDPLALPLLADDLCGLPPAFIAVAEFDPLRDDGALYRDRLRADGVEVEYFAGAGLVHGCLRAHDVAEVVQLRTALLGALRRHLR; via the coding sequence ATGACGCGGCGCTATCCGCTGTCCGCTGCCATGCAGGCGTTCATCGTGCGCACGCAATCGATGGCCGTCGATGAGCCCTCGCTCGTCGCCCAGCGCGAAGGCTATGAGCGCATGGCAGAAGCCTTCTGCCCGCCGCGCCCGCCGGGGCTGTGCATCAGCGAGGTGCTGTTGGAGGGCCTGCCCGAAATCCGCCTGTACCGGCCCGCTTCGCTGCCGCCGCCAAGCGGCTGGCCCACGGTGCTCTATCTGCACGGCGGCGGCTGGATGCTCGGTAATGCCGGCAGCCATGACGTCATCTGTGCGGAATTGGCCGCACAGCTACAGGCGCTGGTGGTTGCCGTCAGCTACCGACTGGCACCGGAGCATCCCTATCCTGCCGCTCTTCAGGATTGCCTGGCGGTCTGGCGTCGCCTGCGTTCCGGCAGGCTGGGCGAGCCAGTGGACAGCTCGCGCCTGGTGGTGGCCGGCGACAGTGCCGGCGGCAACCTGAGCGCCGCGCTCTGCATCGCCCTGCGCGATGCGGGTGAGCCGCTGCCGGGCGCCCAGGCGCTGATCTACCCCGCACTCGGCGATCAGCCGACGCCATCGCGCACGCAATGCGCCGACGCGCCCCTGCTGACCAGCGAGGATGTGGATAACTGTTTGAACGCCTACCTGTCGCGCCCTTCCGACCGCCGCGATCCCCTTGCGCTGCCATTGCTGGCCGACGACCTGTGCGGCCTGCCGCCGGCCTTCATCGCCGTTGCCGAGTTCGACCCGTTGCGCGACGACGGCGCGCTCTACCGCGATCGCCTGCGGGCCGATGGCGTGGAAGTGGAGTACTTCGCCGGGGCGGGACTGGTACACGGTTGCCTGCGCGCCCACGACGTTGCGGAAGTGGTGCAGCTGCGCACCGCCTTGCTGGGGGCATTGCGGCGGCACCTGCGCTGA
- a CDS encoding thioesterase family protein: protein MHALKTWETPILAEWTDYNGHLRDAFYLLLFSYATDALMDHLGLDAEHRAATNDSLFTLEVHLNYLHEVKEGEKVEVRTQLIAHDRKRLHVFHSLHRAGEDLALAASEQMLLHVNLEGGARSAAFEGVVLERVLALAEAHRPLPRPDYVGRVIGLPG from the coding sequence ATGCATGCCCTGAAAACCTGGGAAACCCCCATCCTCGCCGAGTGGACCGACTACAACGGCCACCTGCGCGACGCCTTCTACCTGCTGCTGTTCAGCTACGCCACCGACGCCCTGATGGACCACCTGGGCCTCGACGCGGAACACCGCGCCGCTACCAACGATTCCCTGTTCACCCTCGAAGTGCACCTCAACTATCTGCACGAGGTGAAGGAGGGCGAAAAGGTGGAAGTGCGCACCCAGCTGATCGCCCACGACCGCAAGCGCCTGCACGTTTTCCACAGCCTGCACCGCGCCGGCGAAGACCTTGCCCTCGCCGCCAGTGAACAGATGCTGCTGCACGTGAACCTCGAAGGCGGCGCACGCTCGGCAGCCTTCGAAGGCGTGGTGCTGGAGCGCGTGCTGGCGCTGGCCGAAGCGCACCGCCCGCTACCGCGCCCGGACTACGTCGGCCGCGTCATCGGCCTGCCGGGCTGA